The proteins below are encoded in one region of Methanofollis aquaemaris:
- a CDS encoding class I SAM-dependent methyltransferase yields MEDTERPVCRHGEGGHGKRSPSSFWMHDPDRIFQEVNLKKGDVFLDLGCGAGEYSLYAAREVGDQGSVIAVDIREDLADALMKKADLAGLKNITATVADLSERLPFDDDTIDVCFLVTVLHALDLDQVAETLFSDIRRVLKRHGRLVVIECKKEEMHFGPPFRMRISAEELEPIISHYGFERIGLADLGYNYMISFCVPEART; encoded by the coding sequence ATGGAGGACACAGAGAGGCCCGTGTGCCGTCACGGCGAGGGCGGCCACGGAAAGAGAAGTCCGAGCAGTTTCTGGATGCACGACCCGGACCGGATATTTCAGGAAGTGAACCTCAAGAAAGGAGACGTCTTCCTCGACCTCGGTTGCGGAGCAGGCGAATATTCCCTGTATGCCGCACGAGAGGTCGGTGACCAGGGGTCGGTCATTGCCGTGGACATACGGGAAGATCTGGCCGACGCCCTGATGAAAAAAGCGGATTTAGCCGGGTTGAAAAATATCACGGCAACGGTCGCCGATCTCTCAGAGCGGTTGCCCTTCGACGACGACACCATTGATGTCTGTTTCCTCGTCACGGTCCTCCACGCCCTCGACCTCGATCAGGTGGCTGAGACGCTCTTTTCAGACATTCGACGCGTCCTGAAGAGACACGGGCGCCTGGTCGTCATCGAATGCAAAAAAGAGGAGATGCATTTCGGCCCGCCGTTCAGGATGCGCATATCGGCGGAAGAACTTGAACCGATCATATCGCACTACGGCTTTGAAAGGATCGGTCTGGCAGATCTCGGGTACAACTACATGATCTCATTTTGTGTGCCGGAGGCGAGAACATGA
- a CDS encoding TrmO family methyltransferase domain-containing protein: MEQTDTTLAEAITLKPIGIIRNDLAAPQLVADGDGLKLNDEPGTALKKFHEASDARSKIVIQEEMADLLEGIEDFSHIVVLYWGHEVSDTGRSLKKVHPVGRTDYPLKGIFSTCSPARPNPLLMTVVRLLGRDGTTLTVSGLDAIDRSPVLDLKPYVGEQFPQNDTFVPEWMDAIMNEYKESDEMKENVNENAGDLFCSGVLESARIEKLRINPRAEFGEALRKKDIATCLVKTAEIHGHYCPGSALGVMASMYGLHLLGPDCMNSDGVMENLLAIVEINACFADGVQAVSGCTLGNNSLIYRDLGKLAVTFAVRGKEEGVRIRARPEFKKYVGDAVPEFYPLMEKVIMNRAGTPEEEKSFREKGQEAAFALMKLPFEKIFVAETVVPDIPDYAPIAASAVCPQCGEIVMATKIDRDTGMCFMCSRKYREVEGRGIVEKA, translated from the coding sequence ATGGAACAAACAGACACGACACTAGCGGAGGCTATCACGCTGAAACCCATCGGGATCATCAGGAACGATCTGGCAGCACCGCAACTCGTCGCGGACGGCGACGGCCTGAAACTGAACGATGAACCGGGCACCGCACTGAAAAAATTTCATGAAGCATCGGACGCGCGTTCGAAGATCGTCATACAGGAGGAGATGGCCGATCTCCTCGAGGGCATCGAAGACTTCTCCCACATCGTGGTTCTCTACTGGGGTCACGAGGTTTCAGACACCGGTCGGTCCCTGAAAAAAGTTCACCCTGTCGGCCGTACCGATTACCCGTTAAAGGGCATCTTTTCCACCTGCAGCCCGGCCCGCCCAAACCCTCTGCTGATGACGGTGGTCCGGCTGCTGGGAAGGGACGGCACCACATTGACCGTCTCTGGTCTGGACGCAATCGACAGAAGCCCGGTCCTGGACCTCAAACCCTATGTGGGTGAACAATTCCCGCAGAACGACACTTTTGTTCCCGAATGGATGGATGCGATCATGAACGAATACAAAGAGAGTGATGAAATGAAAGAGAATGTCAATGAAAATGCCGGAGACCTGTTCTGTTCAGGTGTGCTCGAGAGCGCGAGGATCGAAAAATTGAGAATAAACCCGCGGGCAGAGTTCGGAGAGGCGCTTCGAAAGAAAGATATCGCGACCTGTCTGGTAAAAACGGCGGAAATTCACGGGCATTATTGTCCGGGCAGCGCCCTCGGCGTGATGGCCTCGATGTACGGCCTGCACCTTCTCGGCCCGGACTGCATGAACTCAGACGGCGTTATGGAGAACCTCCTTGCAATCGTCGAGATCAATGCCTGCTTCGCCGACGGCGTCCAGGCGGTTTCGGGGTGCACGCTGGGAAACAACTCCCTCATCTACCGCGACCTCGGAAAACTTGCGGTCACGTTTGCCGTCCGCGGAAAAGAAGAAGGAGTCCGCATACGAGCCAGGCCCGAGTTCAAGAAATATGTCGGAGACGCCGTCCCCGAGTTCTACCCGTTGATGGAAAAAGTCATCATGAACCGGGCGGGAACACCGGAAGAAGAGAAAAGTTTCAGAGAAAAAGGACAGGAAGCCGCTTTTGCACTGATGAAACTCCCCTTTGAAAAAATATTCGTCGCTGAAACCGTTGTTCCCGACATTCCCGACTACGCCCCGATAGCGGCGAGCGCCGTCTGCCCGCAGTGCGGGGAGATCGTGATGGCCACAAAGATCGACAGAGATACAGGGATGTGTTTCATGTGCAGCAGGAAATATCGGGAAGTTGAAGGCAGAGGCATCGTCGAAAAAGCATGA
- a CDS encoding PadR family transcriptional regulator — MHSIWKFTPEKGKERGLLTVLILHSLEKEPKSGYDLLKEIAEQTEGTWVPNKGTVYPLLKSLESEGLIRVKEVGKRSKTTYELTDAGEKTISNFKNEREGSEERVNFFKKMHLEIFGEENISLIHLMMDIRFYVEKLPEEKIDQAKEILKRSFEEIKTL; from the coding sequence ATGCACAGCATCTGGAAATTCACCCCCGAAAAAGGAAAAGAGAGAGGACTGCTCACCGTCCTGATCCTCCACTCCCTGGAGAAAGAGCCGAAATCCGGGTACGACCTCCTCAAGGAGATCGCCGAACAGACCGAGGGGACGTGGGTTCCGAACAAAGGAACCGTGTACCCCCTGTTAAAATCTCTTGAATCGGAGGGACTCATCAGAGTAAAAGAAGTCGGAAAGCGCTCAAAGACAACATACGAACTGACAGATGCAGGAGAAAAAACGATCTCGAACTTCAAAAACGAAAGAGAAGGGTCTGAAGAGAGAGTGAATTTTTTTAAAAAAATGCACCTCGAAATTTTCGGAGAAGAGAATATTTCGTTGATCCATCTCATGATGGACATCAGGTTCTATGTAGAAAAACTTCCCGAAGAGAAGATAGACCAGGCAAAAGAGATTCTAAAAAGGAGTTTTGAAGAAATAAAGACCCTTTAG